In Vibrio gangliei, a single window of DNA contains:
- the zrgA gene encoding zinc uptake protein ZrgA gives MKKTHFALSALSAACLAIISHSALADDHDEFRQHQAHVHGIVTFSMVQDGKDVLIEVQSPGQDVLGFEHAPQSDEEQKVYQQARTLLADANQLFTLTSGADCQLVDAQVNDNIAAHEHDDHDHDHDHDHDHDHDHDHDHDHDHDHDHDHDHDHDHDHEEHGAFNLQYQYQCSDIAKLSQINTQWFKHFPATQTIEVNLLTDKAQKHLELKANNAQISW, from the coding sequence ATGAAAAAAACACATTTTGCATTATCCGCTCTTTCGGCAGCCTGCCTAGCAATCATTTCACATTCAGCTCTAGCCGATGATCACGATGAATTTCGTCAGCATCAAGCCCATGTTCATGGCATCGTGACATTCAGCATGGTACAAGACGGTAAGGATGTGTTAATTGAAGTACAATCACCAGGTCAAGATGTACTCGGCTTTGAACATGCCCCACAAAGTGATGAAGAGCAAAAAGTCTACCAGCAAGCTCGTACTCTTTTAGCGGACGCTAACCAGCTATTCACATTAACCAGTGGTGCCGATTGCCAATTAGTGGACGCGCAAGTCAATGACAATATTGCCGCGCATGAGCATGATGACCACGACCACGACCACGACCACGACCACGACCACGACCACGACCACGACCACGACCACGACCACGACCACGACCACGACCACGACCACGACCACGACCACGACCACGACCACGAAGAGCATGGTGCCTTTAATTTACAATATCAATACCAATGTTCTGATATTGCTAAACTTTCTCAAATTAATACTCAATGGTTTAAACACTTCCCTGCAACACAAACTATTGAAGTCAATTTACTGACTGACAAAGCACAAAAACACCTTGAATTAAAAGCTAATAATGCTCAAATAAGTTGGTAG
- a CDS encoding DUF1107 family protein, with protein MNMQPIFNRYRPLQIARFVKVVFKGHFGIKGVGEFYFDQGKVLLPDVSNKKQLKIMKEVNLAIAQLSMES; from the coding sequence ATGAACATGCAGCCAATTTTTAATCGTTATCGTCCATTGCAAATTGCTCGCTTTGTCAAAGTGGTATTTAAAGGACACTTTGGTATTAAAGGCGTTGGGGAATTCTATTTTGATCAAGGCAAAGTGCTGCTGCCTGATGTATCAAATAAAAAACAGCTGAAGATCATGAAAGAGGTGAATTTGGCGATTGCTCAATTGTCGATGGAGTCGTAA
- the msrA gene encoding peptide-methionine (S)-S-oxide reductase MsrA, producing MSNKEKLVTKETALAGREEKMLITELHFVNQTDLTADKPAGSKEVLLGLGCFWGAERVFWQLDGVISTSVGYSGGFTPNPTYQEVCTGETGHAEVVRVIFDPAVLSLQALLVVFWEKHDPTQGMRQGNDIGTQYRSVIFTENEQDLEIAQQSLRTYQQALGEALSKDITTEVALMQEYYLAETYHQQYLAKNPQGYCGIGGTGVCFPPSLAE from the coding sequence ATGTCGAATAAAGAGAAATTAGTGACTAAAGAGACAGCATTAGCCGGTCGCGAAGAGAAAATGCTCATCACTGAACTGCATTTTGTCAATCAAACCGATTTAACCGCCGATAAACCGGCTGGTAGCAAAGAAGTACTACTTGGACTTGGCTGCTTCTGGGGAGCTGAGCGCGTATTCTGGCAATTAGATGGCGTCATTTCGACCTCAGTAGGTTATAGCGGTGGCTTTACGCCCAACCCAACCTATCAAGAAGTGTGTACGGGAGAAACGGGACATGCCGAAGTCGTACGTGTGATTTTCGACCCTGCGGTTTTATCCCTGCAAGCGCTTTTAGTGGTATTTTGGGAGAAGCACGATCCTACACAAGGCATGCGTCAAGGAAACGACATTGGTACCCAATACCGCTCAGTAATTTTTACTGAAAATGAACAAGACTTAGAGATTGCCCAGCAAAGCCTGCGCACCTATCAACAAGCGCTAGGAGAAGCATTAAGCAAGGACATCACCACCGAGGTGGCTTTAATGCAAGAGTATTACTTAGCAGAGACCTACCACCAGCAGTATTTAGCGAAAAACCCGCAAGGTTACTGCGGCATCGGTGGCACGGGAGTGTGTTTCCCGCCAAGCCTGGCAGAGTAA
- a CDS encoding YtfJ family protein yields the protein MIKKISIALLLGMFSFMANANNIKVGSSVPAVSVEKGGEIFIQDGDFNYLPWNTELMLGKVRVIHAIAGRSGAKAMNEPLMEAITNSHFPEDKYQTTSIVNQDDSIWGTSAFVKSSAEDGKEEFPWSSMVLDENGVVAQQWQLTPKTSTIIVQDKTGRVLFNQEGALNEQQIKQVLQLIKQNI from the coding sequence ATGATCAAAAAAATATCCATTGCACTGTTATTGGGCATGTTCAGTTTCATGGCTAATGCCAACAACATTAAAGTTGGTAGCAGCGTTCCGGCGGTCAGTGTCGAGAAAGGTGGAGAAATTTTCATTCAAGATGGCGACTTTAATTATTTGCCTTGGAATACCGAATTGATGCTAGGTAAAGTACGAGTGATTCATGCGATTGCTGGACGCTCAGGTGCTAAAGCTATGAATGAACCTTTAATGGAAGCCATCACAAATTCTCACTTCCCTGAAGATAAATACCAAACCACCAGCATCGTGAACCAAGACGATTCTATTTGGGGCACCAGTGCTTTTGTAAAGTCATCAGCTGAAGATGGCAAAGAAGAGTTTCCGTGGTCATCTATGGTGCTGGATGAAAATGGCGTCGTGGCACAACAATGGCAATTAACCCCAAAGACCTCAACCATTATCGTGCAAGATAAAACAGGCCGTGTGCTTTTTAATCAAGAAGGGGCTTTAAACGAGCAGCAAATCAAGCAAGTACTGCAACTGATTAAACAAAATATTTAG
- the cysC gene encoding adenylyl-sulfate kinase — protein MTVVNKDENVIWHQHQVTKQTRAELKKQKPAVLWFTGLSGAGKSTVAGALESELTQLGYHTYLLDGDNVRHGLCSDLGFSSQDRRENIRRIGELAKLMADAGLIVLSAFISPHRAERQMVRDLLPQGEFIEVFVNAPLEVCEQRDPKGLYKKARAGEIANFTGIDSEYEVPLNPDIDLPAGEIALSGLVEQCLHTLREKGIIA, from the coding sequence ATGACCGTAGTAAACAAAGATGAAAATGTGATTTGGCATCAACATCAAGTGACCAAGCAAACTCGCGCAGAGCTGAAAAAGCAAAAACCTGCTGTATTGTGGTTTACTGGTTTATCTGGCGCTGGAAAATCAACGGTGGCAGGTGCGTTAGAAAGTGAATTGACCCAGTTGGGGTATCACACGTATTTGCTGGATGGTGATAATGTTCGTCATGGTTTGTGCAGTGATTTAGGATTTTCGTCTCAAGACCGACGCGAAAATATTCGCCGTATTGGTGAATTAGCGAAGTTGATGGCGGATGCGGGGCTAATTGTGTTATCGGCTTTCATTTCGCCTCATCGAGCAGAGCGACAAATGGTGCGTGATTTATTGCCTCAAGGGGAATTTATTGAAGTGTTTGTGAATGCCCCTCTAGAAGTGTGTGAGCAACGCGATCCTAAAGGTTTATATAAGAAGGCGCGCGCAGGGGAAATTGCCAACTTCACCGGTATTGATTCAGAATATGAAGTGCCACTGAATCCTGACATTGACTTACCGGCTGGAGAAATAGCGTTGAGTGGGCTGGTGGAGCAATGCCTGCACACCTTACGTGAAAAAGGCATTATTGCTTAG
- the tamA gene encoding autotransporter assembly complex protein TamA yields MKKCRLTSLLFCLLFFSAMPSYADTDLTIEGLDGELDDNVSAYLSSIKESEYSTSLRFQSRIKENITDALKALGYYNPDIEFVIEGDESDPQADHELIVNVDPGLPTIIYESDIVIEGEARNDPDFRRLVDRSNLNLGQVINHGNYEGLKGSLRNLALQKGYFDGQFVATKLEVSPSRNQAFVHIHYKSGPRYSFGATTILGSQIEEHRVQSLVPYKPGDPYQSIQVGELNQNLSSSEWFSSISVEPQIDSETEDKSLPMTVRVAPQTRNQIETGLGYSTDVGPRGKLSWKKPWLNKYGHSIGASVMLSHPEKTFTANYKIPLEDVLHDYYLVQYGFKDEDDNDTDSQEQNLSFERHWLYDKGWHRTIYTRILYEDYVQASESGNSLYVLPGITFSRVRSRGDTMPMWGDKQSINVEYGDPNLLSDTRIVRVTGHTGWIRGIGRNHRFLTRLDAGGAFADDWSEVPPSLRFFVGGINSLRGYGYEEISPKDDNDELVGGAYMATSSLEYQYRVVGNWWGAAFIDVGDAWTDTPEWKRGVGLGIRWASPVGPVRLDFAYGLDADPGDEFKIHFTLGPEL; encoded by the coding sequence ATGAAAAAATGCCGCCTGACTTCATTGCTGTTCTGCCTGCTGTTTTTTTCAGCGATGCCGAGCTATGCCGACACCGATCTGACCATTGAAGGGCTAGATGGCGAGTTGGACGATAACGTGTCGGCCTACCTTTCGTCGATCAAAGAAAGTGAATATTCCACGTCATTACGTTTTCAATCCCGAATCAAAGAAAATATTACCGATGCGTTGAAAGCATTAGGTTACTACAACCCAGACATCGAGTTTGTGATTGAAGGTGACGAAAGCGATCCTCAAGCTGATCATGAATTGATTGTGAATGTTGATCCGGGTTTGCCCACCATTATTTATGAAAGCGATATTGTGATTGAAGGGGAAGCACGGAACGATCCTGATTTCCGTCGCTTAGTCGATCGTTCGAATTTGAATCTAGGTCAAGTGATCAATCATGGTAATTACGAAGGGTTAAAAGGATCGTTAAGAAATTTAGCATTGCAAAAAGGCTATTTCGATGGTCAATTTGTGGCGACAAAATTGGAAGTTTCTCCGAGTCGTAATCAAGCTTTTGTGCACATTCATTATAAAAGTGGGCCGCGTTATAGCTTCGGTGCCACTACTATTCTTGGTAGCCAAATTGAAGAGCATCGAGTGCAATCGTTGGTGCCATACAAACCAGGCGATCCTTATCAATCGATTCAAGTGGGTGAGTTAAACCAGAACTTATCCAGCTCTGAATGGTTTTCTAGCATTTCAGTGGAGCCGCAAATTGACAGCGAAACGGAAGACAAGTCTCTACCTATGACGGTGCGCGTTGCTCCGCAAACTCGAAACCAAATTGAAACCGGTTTGGGATATTCAACCGATGTCGGGCCTCGCGGTAAGCTATCGTGGAAAAAGCCATGGCTGAATAAATATGGTCACAGTATTGGGGCCAGTGTGATGTTGTCGCATCCTGAAAAAACCTTCACCGCAAACTATAAAATTCCTCTAGAAGACGTGTTGCATGATTATTACTTAGTGCAATATGGCTTTAAAGATGAAGACGATAACGACACCGATAGCCAAGAACAAAATTTATCTTTTGAGCGCCATTGGCTGTATGACAAGGGTTGGCATCGTACTATTTATACTCGTATCTTGTATGAAGACTATGTGCAGGCATCAGAATCCGGCAATTCATTGTATGTTTTACCTGGGATTACCTTTTCGCGCGTGCGTTCACGTGGTGACACCATGCCGATGTGGGGAGATAAACAAAGTATCAATGTTGAATATGGCGATCCAAACTTACTATCGGATACACGTATTGTCCGCGTAACAGGACATACAGGCTGGATTCGAGGTATTGGTCGTAATCATCGCTTCTTAACGCGCCTTGATGCGGGCGGTGCATTTGCTGATGATTGGTCAGAAGTGCCGCCATCTTTACGTTTCTTTGTCGGGGGAATTAATTCCTTACGAGGTTATGGCTATGAAGAAATTTCGCCCAAAGATGATAATGACGAATTGGTTGGTGGTGCTTATATGGCGACCAGTAGCCTAGAATATCAATACCGAGTCGTGGGTAACTGGTGGGGGGCAGCTTTTATCGATGTTGGTGACGCATGGACAGACACGCCAGAATGGAAACGCGGCGTCGGCTTAGGCATTCGCTGGGCATCACCTGTTGGGCCTGTACGTCTAGATTTTGCTTATGGATTAGATGCCGATCCAGGAGATGAATTTAAAATTCACTTTACCTTGGGGCCGGAATTGTAA
- the tamB gene encoding autotransporter assembly complex protein TamB has protein sequence MKRLLKWLLGLILLIPTTVLVTILLLAVLLFTNIGLSSGLWLAQKLVSPLSVGEVEGSLLPGFTLHDVRYQDPDLGINAELQRFDFSTSIDCLFEQSICIDTVAVNGLTFDMPTAPTSEEQPEPENDSGMPAIFIPIPISLTHLKLNDIDVNALGYKASWKQFSTGLYVQGRTLTLRPTQWKTIRLALPNQPESTTPEPKDTTPLAQRPDIELPTVNLPFTVQVEQFDARDFVLQQDSPFTVNHLGFKGRVSGSQVNVQSLVLDMPELDLNLDTKVTLSGNYPLDLKANADIKMPDYQGQKIQLAASGSVADLTLSSQLSGPAQASLKGKIQPLKATLPFAITLHDAKAQWPFKGEADYNLDLDHLDGKGSLEHYQLALEGKVAGKAIPQADIDLNGQGSLEQIDFEKLSIDTLGGNLSGQAMVNWAEPLNWKATLGLTDIQPGMQWPEAEGRLNGSFINIGSLTKQGGWRVNFPSLSIDGDLRGYPLVLKGQLSANDVSGKGQYRARSTGLKLAHGENFVRVKGKLDDAWNMDATVNLPKLSETIPQLSGQIRGDIQLRGQQKTPSIVTDLTANQIDWNKGEATLSSLLVKGQVSPLPAPSGDIQLIAENGFYQDQQLKYLTVNFKGDQQAHQLDLDATTNLISAQLSVNGGLITKPKQTWQGQLESARITLIEPNTPPENDPVWKIDHPVNLRYGLTSQRAEVQAHCWQHQSSNICLDKDLSAGESGEANLSIQQFSFSELKAFLPPDTEINGELNATAWAKWAPNTAPQVKLDVDVPAGRVTQKLDTPLPVDWDKLQFSADLKQNKLDLSWLLQLTRNGKIEGQATIPNVTAKQMSIDGKNTINSIHFGFLRPLLGQQNNLNAELNSELSFKGPILNPQVVGNLDIDDLKIEGQMFPVDIHKGEVKTQFNGYSATLNSVLETADGNLNLQGEANWAQQTNWYANLRAYGDELKVEAPPMVSLKVKSDLTIAVTPQLAKITGNIDIPWGRILVEELPESAVGVSKDEVLLDENLEPLDENNGLPMVLETDVTINIGDDVSLSAFGLKGNLVGSLKVSEKDKGPFILGEVRIEKGYYQSFGQDLIIQEGKILMNGPADQPYLAIKAIRNPDNTEDDVIAGIQVTGPADAPEVTVFSEPAMSQTSALSYLLRGRDVDDGSGGSAMTTALIGLSLAKSGKLVGELGEAFGVQDLQLGTAGSGDDSQVTVSGYIAPGLQVKYGVGIFNALGEFTVRYELLTNFYVEAVTGVDSAVDFLYQFSFN, from the coding sequence ATGAAACGCTTACTGAAGTGGCTGCTTGGTCTCATTCTTCTTATACCCACCACGGTATTGGTGACGATTTTATTGCTGGCGGTATTACTGTTTACCAATATTGGCTTGAGCAGCGGGTTATGGTTGGCGCAAAAGTTGGTCTCTCCATTATCCGTTGGCGAGGTCGAAGGCAGTTTATTGCCCGGTTTTACTTTGCATGATGTGCGTTACCAAGACCCGGACTTAGGTATTAATGCGGAATTACAGCGCTTTGATTTTTCAACCTCGATAGACTGTTTGTTTGAGCAGTCTATTTGTATCGATACTGTTGCGGTCAATGGATTAACATTCGACATGCCGACAGCACCAACTAGTGAAGAACAACCTGAGCCTGAAAACGATTCAGGCATGCCGGCTATTTTTATCCCTATTCCCATTTCACTCACCCATTTAAAACTGAATGATATTGATGTTAATGCTTTAGGTTATAAGGCCAGTTGGAAGCAGTTTTCTACCGGTTTGTATGTACAAGGTCGAACTTTAACGTTACGCCCTACGCAATGGAAAACCATCCGTCTAGCGTTACCCAATCAACCAGAGTCGACGACTCCTGAACCTAAAGATACAACACCGTTAGCGCAAAGACCGGATATCGAATTACCGACGGTTAATCTTCCTTTTACTGTGCAGGTTGAACAATTTGATGCGCGTGATTTTGTGTTACAGCAAGACTCACCATTCACGGTGAATCATCTTGGTTTCAAAGGAAGAGTGTCAGGTAGTCAAGTGAATGTTCAGTCATTGGTATTGGATATGCCAGAGTTGGACCTGAACTTAGATACCAAGGTGACCTTATCGGGGAATTATCCGCTGGATTTGAAAGCCAATGCGGACATCAAAATGCCTGATTACCAAGGGCAAAAAATTCAGTTAGCTGCCAGTGGCAGTGTGGCCGATCTTACCTTATCGTCGCAACTCTCAGGGCCTGCTCAAGCTTCGTTAAAAGGCAAAATCCAGCCATTAAAAGCCACCTTACCTTTTGCGATAACGTTGCATGATGCCAAAGCGCAATGGCCATTTAAGGGCGAAGCAGATTACAACCTCGATCTCGATCATTTGGATGGCAAAGGTTCATTAGAGCATTATCAATTGGCTTTAGAGGGGAAAGTCGCAGGTAAAGCGATCCCTCAAGCCGATATTGACCTCAACGGGCAAGGGTCGCTTGAACAAATCGATTTTGAAAAATTGTCGATTGATACTTTGGGCGGCAATCTTTCTGGTCAAGCCATGGTGAATTGGGCCGAGCCGCTCAATTGGAAAGCCACACTAGGATTAACCGACATTCAGCCAGGGATGCAGTGGCCGGAAGCAGAAGGAAGACTGAACGGTAGCTTTATTAATATTGGTAGCCTGACAAAACAAGGCGGCTGGCGCGTGAATTTCCCAAGTTTATCGATTGATGGTGATCTACGTGGTTATCCTTTAGTTCTTAAAGGCCAACTTAGTGCCAATGATGTCTCAGGTAAAGGTCAGTATCGAGCCAGAAGTACGGGGTTGAAGCTGGCGCATGGAGAGAATTTTGTCCGAGTAAAAGGCAAGCTCGATGATGCGTGGAATATGGATGCTACCGTTAATTTACCGAAATTGTCAGAGACTATTCCGCAGCTTTCGGGGCAAATTCGTGGCGACATTCAACTACGTGGACAGCAGAAAACGCCGTCCATTGTGACAGACCTTACCGCAAATCAAATTGATTGGAATAAAGGGGAGGCGACACTAAGCTCTTTATTGGTCAAAGGTCAGGTTTCGCCTTTGCCGGCCCCGAGTGGTGATATCCAACTTATCGCCGAAAATGGCTTTTATCAAGATCAACAATTGAAATATTTGACGGTCAATTTTAAAGGCGATCAACAAGCGCATCAGCTTGATTTAGATGCCACGACAAACCTAATTTCAGCTCAGCTTTCCGTCAACGGTGGGCTTATCACTAAGCCAAAACAAACCTGGCAAGGTCAATTGGAATCGGCACGAATCACTTTAATTGAGCCAAATACGCCACCAGAAAATGACCCGGTTTGGAAGATTGATCATCCGGTCAATCTTCGCTATGGATTAACGTCTCAAAGGGCAGAAGTGCAAGCCCATTGCTGGCAGCACCAGTCGTCGAACATCTGTTTAGATAAGGATTTGTCAGCGGGTGAGTCGGGGGAAGCGAACTTGTCCATTCAGCAGTTCTCATTTTCTGAATTAAAAGCGTTTTTGCCTCCGGATACGGAAATCAATGGCGAGCTGAATGCTACCGCCTGGGCGAAATGGGCACCGAATACTGCACCACAAGTTAAACTCGATGTTGATGTCCCTGCCGGCCGTGTGACACAAAAGCTGGATACGCCCCTGCCGGTTGATTGGGATAAGTTGCAGTTTTCGGCTGATTTGAAACAAAACAAGCTCGATCTTAGTTGGCTATTACAATTAACTCGTAATGGCAAAATTGAAGGCCAAGCCACGATCCCTAATGTGACAGCAAAGCAAATGTCGATCGATGGCAAAAATACGATTAATTCGATTCATTTTGGCTTCTTACGACCACTACTTGGCCAGCAAAATAACCTTAATGCCGAGTTGAACTCTGAACTGAGCTTTAAAGGGCCGATATTGAATCCTCAAGTGGTGGGGAATTTGGATATCGACGATTTGAAAATTGAAGGGCAAATGTTCCCGGTTGATATTCATAAAGGCGAAGTCAAAACTCAATTTAATGGCTACTCCGCGACGTTAAACAGCGTGCTGGAAACCGCCGATGGGAACTTGAATTTACAAGGCGAGGCTAACTGGGCGCAGCAAACTAACTGGTATGCCAATTTGCGCGCTTATGGTGATGAACTTAAAGTTGAAGCGCCACCTATGGTCAGCCTTAAAGTGAAGTCAGACCTCACTATTGCCGTGACGCCACAACTGGCCAAAATTACCGGTAATATTGATATTCCATGGGGACGCATTTTGGTGGAAGAACTACCAGAAAGCGCGGTTGGAGTCTCGAAAGATGAAGTGTTGTTGGATGAAAATTTAGAACCATTAGACGAAAATAATGGTTTGCCGATGGTGCTTGAAACCGATGTGACGATTAATATTGGTGACGATGTGAGCCTATCTGCATTCGGTCTGAAAGGTAACCTAGTCGGCAGCCTAAAAGTCTCGGAGAAAGATAAAGGTCCATTTATTCTTGGTGAAGTGCGAATTGAAAAAGGTTATTACCAATCTTTTGGGCAAGATCTCATCATTCAAGAAGGTAAGATTTTAATGAATGGGCCAGCCGATCAACCTTACTTAGCGATTAAAGCCATTCGTAACCCCGATAACACCGAAGATGACGTGATTGCAGGGATCCAAGTGACAGGCCCTGCCGATGCGCCTGAAGTGACGGTTTTCTCAGAGCCTGCGATGTCGCAAACCAGTGCATTGTCTTATTTATTACGTGGCCGCGATGTGGATGATGGTTCTGGCGGCAGCGCCATGACTACGGCTTTAATTGGATTGAGTTTGGCTAAGAGTGGCAAATTAGTTGGTGAATTAGGTGAAGCCTTTGGGGTACAAGATTTACAACTCGGTACTGCTGGTTCCGGTGATGATTCACAAGTCACCGTCAGTGGTTATATTGCTCCGGGTTTACAGGTGAAAT
- a CDS encoding DUF3299 domain-containing protein, whose protein sequence is MQRISLSSRFILSGLLWSALLLLTTNMPVVHANESKEALKLDWIDLVPVDEQKNFDKLGMPAPGGHEGGAAKQNLIGNTRPELNHSYVKIPGFVIPLEGDENTITEFLLVPYFGACIHVPPPPPNQIIYVKFPKGAPVQQLWDVVYVIGTLETQVLDHELAQTGYTLQGESIEEYDDQ, encoded by the coding sequence ATGCAACGAATTTCATTGTCTTCTCGCTTCATTTTGTCTGGATTATTGTGGAGCGCATTACTGCTTTTAACCACCAATATGCCTGTTGTACATGCTAATGAAAGCAAAGAAGCGCTAAAGCTAGATTGGATTGATTTAGTCCCAGTTGATGAACAGAAAAACTTCGACAAGCTCGGCATGCCAGCACCAGGTGGGCATGAAGGCGGTGCTGCAAAACAAAATTTGATTGGCAATACTCGCCCGGAACTAAACCATAGCTATGTGAAAATCCCAGGGTTCGTGATCCCTTTAGAAGGCGATGAAAATACCATTACTGAGTTCTTATTAGTGCCGTATTTCGGCGCTTGTATTCACGTGCCACCACCACCTCCCAACCAAATCATTTACGTAAAATTCCCTAAAGGCGCTCCAGTGCAACAATTGTGGGATGTCGTCTATGTGATCGGCACATTAGAAACGCAAGTGCTCGATCATGAGTTAGCGCAGACGGGCTACACTTTGCAGGGTGAATCGATTGAAGAATACGATGATCAATAA
- a CDS encoding ABC transporter ATP-binding protein, with the protein MASHSHAVELRQIRFTWPKQDSPVLDIDQLSIPSQQHVFIKGPSGSGKSTLLSLLTGMTQAQHGEAIILGKSLSVLSQAQRDQFRSDHIGYIFQQFNLLPYLSVIENVLLPCRFSSRRKKKAQQHGSMEQQARQLLSRLHLPEDCFQRSVNELSIGQQQRVAAARALIGQPELLIADEPTSSLDQDNRQAFIELLIEEANRSGATVIFVSHDASLQTYFDRCIELPALNQSTQTATQERP; encoded by the coding sequence ATGGCTTCCCATTCTCATGCCGTTGAACTGCGCCAAATTCGTTTCACTTGGCCAAAGCAAGATTCTCCAGTGCTGGATATTGATCAGCTTTCCATCCCCTCTCAGCAACATGTCTTTATCAAAGGTCCCAGTGGCAGTGGTAAATCCACTCTACTGAGCTTACTGACTGGTATGACTCAAGCTCAGCATGGTGAAGCCATCATTTTAGGCAAAAGTTTATCGGTATTATCGCAAGCGCAGCGTGATCAATTCCGCTCCGATCATATTGGCTATATTTTTCAACAATTTAATTTGCTTCCGTATTTATCGGTTATTGAAAATGTACTTTTGCCTTGTCGTTTTTCATCCCGTCGTAAGAAAAAAGCTCAACAGCACGGCTCGATGGAACAACAAGCTCGTCAACTCTTATCTCGCTTACATTTGCCGGAAGACTGCTTCCAACGCTCGGTCAATGAATTAAGTATTGGTCAACAGCAACGAGTGGCTGCCGCACGAGCCTTGATTGGCCAACCTGAATTGTTGATCGCTGATGAGCCAACCTCATCATTGGATCAAGATAACCGCCAAGCCTTTATTGAATTATTAATTGAAGAAGCCAACCGTTCGGGAGCCACGGTTATTTTTGTTAGCCACGATGCCAGCTTACAAACCTATTTTGATCGTTGTATTGAATTACCGGCATTGAATCAATCAACACAGACGGCTACCCAGGAGCGACCATAA
- a CDS encoding ABC transporter permease, producing the protein MSAIVSLAWKSLLNRKTTAFLTILTVAISVILLLGVEKIRTQAKSSFANTISNTDLIVGARSGNINLLLYSVFRIGNATNNIDWRSYQEIAHLPQVKWSIPISLGDSHRGFRVMGTNQDYFSFYQYGSKQQLNFAQGKAFNGLFDAVIGADVAKTLNYHVGDKIVIAHGISDKSFTRHKNLPFTIVGILSPTGTPVDKTVHVSLGAIEAIHVGWESGAHLGHTPSADELKKQQFEPKQITAFMLGLNSKIQTFMLQRQINNYSKEPLSAILPGIALSELWGMMSVAEQALLVISSFVVVAGLLGMLTSLLTGLNERRREMAILRAMGAQPKHIFLLLISEASLLTALGIAAGTAGLYLVLAGAAPLIEHQYGIKIALNGLTHHDLMLLLLVQCAGIIIGLVPALKAYRHSIVDGMTIKV; encoded by the coding sequence ATGAGTGCTATCGTTTCACTAGCTTGGAAAAGCCTACTTAACCGAAAAACCACCGCGTTCTTGACCATTTTAACGGTCGCCATTTCCGTCATTCTGCTGCTCGGTGTTGAAAAAATCCGAACTCAGGCCAAAAGCAGTTTTGCCAATACCATTTCCAATACCGACCTCATTGTCGGTGCACGCTCTGGCAACATTAATCTATTGCTTTATTCTGTATTTCGTATCGGTAATGCCACTAACAACATCGATTGGCGCAGCTACCAAGAAATCGCTCACTTACCCCAAGTCAAATGGTCAATTCCTATCTCATTAGGTGATTCTCACCGTGGTTTTCGGGTAATGGGGACCAACCAAGATTATTTTTCGTTTTACCAATATGGCAGCAAGCAACAGCTGAACTTTGCTCAGGGTAAAGCTTTTAACGGTTTATTTGATGCGGTGATCGGCGCGGATGTCGCCAAAACCCTCAACTATCATGTCGGTGATAAAATCGTTATTGCACACGGCATCAGCGATAAGTCATTTACTCGCCATAAGAATTTGCCCTTCACCATTGTGGGCATCTTGTCGCCCACTGGTACGCCTGTAGATAAAACCGTCCATGTCTCATTAGGCGCGATTGAAGCTATCCACGTTGGATGGGAATCCGGCGCTCACCTTGGTCACACACCTTCAGCTGACGAGTTAAAGAAACAGCAATTTGAACCTAAGCAAATTACGGCATTTATGCTTGGATTGAACAGCAAAATTCAAACCTTCATGCTGCAACGACAAATCAATAATTACAGTAAAGAACCATTAAGTGCGATTTTACCCGGCATTGCTTTAAGTGAGTTATGGGGAATGATGTCAGTCGCAGAACAAGCGCTTTTGGTGATTTCTAGCTTTGTTGTGGTTGCTGGCTTACTTGGTATGTTAACCAGCTTACTAACCGGCTTGAATGAAAGGCGTCGAGAGATGGCCATTTTACGTGCGATGGGCGCACAACCAAAACACATTTTCTTACTATTAATCAGCGAAGCCAGCCTTCTAACAGCATTGGGGATAGCAGCTGGCACCGCAGGTCTTTACCTCGTCCTCGCGGGCGCAGCCCCCCTCATCGAACATCAATATGGCATAAAGATAGCGCTCAATGGTTTAACTCATCACGACCTTATGTTACTTCTATTGGTTCAATGTGCTGGTATAATCATTGGGTTAGTGCCTGCATTGAAGGCTTACCGCCATTCTATTGTTGATGGTATGACGATTAAGGTATAA